The following are encoded in a window of Gramella sp. MT6 genomic DNA:
- a CDS encoding AraC family transcriptional regulator → MDTYHLELNDVDDIIPELANHFGTIYSENLGEFILKIPRSKGEGQIRVINFPNGIGLYTYECKLKEELQLNLYHLHAKPIRFIYCVEGSLSSSFAHNEECTSIIEHEYIIAAPKEQETHNLHFPKNEEVVLCYLEIDRLKFQEYLSFDLKQLEPIFFDLFNDHSAKERISEKSSFSFKTAESIKELRNSDISGFPRINFIGAKALEILSYMLNSFKRNDSRTNQLGLKEKDKKAIEKAVEYIDANISNTGTVTDLSKVAGVNINKLQEGFQTIFGKTVNEYIRDVRLTRALNILLAGNKNVSEVVYELGLSSRSYFSKIFKEKYGVSPRKILARKVPSKNLEQK, encoded by the coding sequence ATGGATACTTATCATTTAGAACTAAATGATGTAGACGACATAATTCCGGAACTGGCAAATCACTTCGGGACGATATACAGCGAAAACCTGGGAGAGTTCATTTTAAAAATCCCTAGATCGAAGGGAGAAGGTCAAATTAGAGTTATAAACTTTCCAAATGGTATTGGCCTTTATACCTATGAATGTAAACTGAAGGAGGAACTGCAGTTGAACCTTTATCATCTTCATGCAAAACCCATTAGATTTATCTATTGTGTTGAAGGCTCTTTAAGCAGTAGTTTTGCACATAACGAGGAATGCACCTCGATCATTGAGCACGAGTACATTATTGCTGCTCCCAAGGAACAGGAAACTCATAACCTTCATTTTCCTAAAAATGAGGAAGTGGTGCTATGCTATCTTGAAATAGACCGACTCAAGTTTCAGGAGTATCTATCATTCGACCTTAAGCAGCTGGAACCTATTTTCTTTGACTTGTTTAATGACCACAGTGCCAAAGAAAGAATTTCAGAAAAATCCAGTTTCAGTTTTAAAACGGCAGAATCTATCAAGGAGCTTAGAAACAGTGATATTTCAGGATTTCCAAGGATCAATTTTATTGGAGCCAAAGCGCTCGAGATCCTGAGTTATATGCTCAACAGCTTCAAACGAAATGATTCCAGAACAAATCAATTAGGCCTGAAAGAAAAAGATAAAAAAGCCATTGAGAAGGCGGTCGAATATATCGATGCCAACATATCTAATACTGGAACCGTGACCGACCTCTCTAAAGTTGCGGGAGTGAACATCAATAAGCTTCAGGAAGGCTTTCAAACAATTTTTGGAAAAACGGTGAATGAGTACATCAGGGACGTTCGTCTTACCAGGGCTCTGAATATTTTACTGGCAGGAAATAAAAATGTTAGTGAGGTTGTGTATGAACTGGGTTTATCCAGTAGAAGTTATTTTTCGAAGATCTTCAAAGAAAAGTATGGAGTTTCTCCCCGGAAAATACTGGCCAGAAAAGTTCCTAGTAAAAATCTGGAACAAAAATAA
- a CDS encoding FtsX-like permease family protein: MAASKPKSSAKAGFNWLLKMAIRDGKASSRKLLLFMASIVLGIAAVVSIQSFSNNLKENIALQSKSLMGADYIIDLENQPNERVSFIMDSLGGPKAEEISFASMAAFPGTEGTKLVRVRGIKGGFPFYGELETEPVSAAKEYQEKGVALVNATLMLQLGIEKGDKIKIGNIELPVGGALKSVPGSAALFSSIAPPVIIPHSFIEKTGLIQTGSRIGYNYYFLADPNLDLEKFDEKLDPILDANDADLDTHTSTSARLGRRYENFGKFLNLVAFIALLLGCVGIASAIHIYIKEKLKSIAVLKCLGATKKQTFSIYLIQIAIIGFIGGIAGTLLGLMLQQLFPLILQDILPVDVQISFDPRVIFMGILLGVLMSVLFALYPLIGTLYVSPLQTLRVQGTESSSSKKAGILVLTGIFLFIFLFAFWLLEDWKYSIFFVLGIIITFSLLAGVANLFMKAIKRYFPTSWGFIPRQSLLNLFRPQNQTLILVLAIGIGTFLISTLYFTKDLLLAQASLDEQANSPNMILLDVQTDQQEKVAQTINSQQLPVLENIPIVSMRVESIKGRSVNEIRDDTTSRVNGWILDHEFRTTYRDSLIDSEVLEQGEFIGEKPQSEIIPISVSNNFAEDAKVSVGDKVNFNVQGVLLNTVVGSIRAVDWSRMQLNFSIVFPTGVLEDAPQFRVLTTKVPDETISADLQQSLVEKFPNLTIIDLRQVLTLIEKILTKISWLINFMAFFSILTGIIVLIGAVRTSKYQRIRESVLLRTLGARSDQILKILALEYFYLGVLGALSGILLSLISSLLLGYFVFETTFIPSWIPFLVLLPGIILLVMSIGLGNSLSVIKSPPLVVLRKEAN, translated from the coding sequence ATGGCTGCATCTAAACCAAAAAGTTCAGCGAAAGCAGGGTTCAACTGGCTCTTGAAAATGGCCATTAGGGATGGAAAAGCGAGCAGCAGAAAGCTTCTGTTGTTTATGGCATCCATTGTACTTGGGATCGCTGCAGTTGTTTCCATACAGTCCTTTAGCAATAACCTAAAGGAAAATATTGCGCTTCAATCTAAATCCCTAATGGGAGCCGATTATATTATTGACCTTGAAAACCAGCCTAATGAAAGGGTCTCTTTTATTATGGATTCCCTGGGAGGACCCAAAGCCGAAGAGATAAGTTTTGCCTCCATGGCAGCTTTCCCGGGAACAGAAGGAACCAAACTAGTTAGGGTTCGAGGTATAAAAGGTGGTTTTCCATTTTATGGTGAACTTGAAACTGAACCTGTTTCGGCAGCAAAAGAATATCAGGAAAAAGGAGTGGCCTTAGTAAATGCTACCTTGATGCTTCAATTAGGAATTGAAAAGGGAGATAAGATCAAAATAGGAAATATTGAATTACCGGTTGGTGGGGCTTTAAAATCGGTTCCGGGAAGCGCGGCTCTTTTTAGCTCAATTGCTCCCCCGGTAATTATCCCTCATAGTTTTATTGAAAAGACCGGCCTTATTCAAACTGGCAGTAGAATTGGTTACAATTATTATTTCCTAGCCGATCCCAATCTGGACCTGGAAAAGTTCGATGAAAAGCTCGATCCCATTCTTGATGCTAATGATGCAGACCTGGATACTCATACCTCTACGAGTGCAAGATTGGGACGTCGCTATGAGAATTTTGGTAAATTCCTCAATCTGGTCGCCTTTATTGCACTACTATTGGGATGTGTGGGTATTGCCAGTGCTATCCATATTTATATAAAAGAAAAACTGAAATCTATCGCGGTTTTAAAGTGTCTTGGCGCAACCAAAAAACAAACCTTTTCAATATATCTCATTCAGATCGCCATTATCGGTTTTATTGGCGGTATTGCGGGAACTTTACTCGGCTTAATGCTTCAGCAACTATTTCCTTTGATCTTGCAGGATATACTACCGGTTGATGTACAAATCTCCTTTGATCCCAGAGTGATCTTTATGGGGATTTTATTGGGCGTGCTCATGTCTGTATTATTCGCTTTATATCCCTTGATAGGGACATTATACGTTTCACCGCTGCAGACCTTAAGGGTTCAGGGTACCGAAAGTTCCAGCTCTAAAAAAGCTGGAATCCTGGTATTAACAGGTATCTTCCTTTTCATTTTTCTTTTCGCTTTCTGGCTGCTGGAAGACTGGAAATATTCTATATTCTTTGTACTTGGTATCATTATTACCTTTTCCCTGCTAGCCGGTGTTGCAAACTTATTCATGAAGGCTATAAAAAGGTATTTTCCTACTAGTTGGGGATTTATTCCGAGGCAGAGCTTATTGAATCTTTTCAGACCTCAGAATCAAACGCTTATTCTCGTGCTGGCCATAGGAATTGGAACTTTTTTGATTAGCACCCTTTATTTCACCAAAGATCTGCTATTGGCGCAGGCAAGTCTGGACGAACAGGCTAATAGTCCTAATATGATCCTTCTGGATGTACAAACAGACCAGCAGGAGAAAGTTGCTCAAACAATAAATTCACAGCAATTACCAGTTCTGGAAAATATTCCAATTGTGAGCATGAGAGTTGAAAGTATTAAGGGAAGATCGGTTAACGAAATTAGAGATGACACAACTTCCAGGGTAAACGGTTGGATCCTGGACCACGAATTCAGAACTACCTATAGGGATTCTTTAATAGATTCCGAAGTTCTCGAACAGGGAGAATTCATAGGAGAAAAACCTCAAAGTGAAATCATCCCAATTTCAGTTAGCAATAATTTTGCTGAAGATGCGAAGGTAAGTGTTGGCGATAAAGTTAATTTTAATGTTCAGGGAGTTTTGCTGAATACCGTTGTGGGAAGTATCAGAGCTGTAGACTGGAGCAGGATGCAGTTAAATTTTTCAATAGTATTCCCAACTGGCGTGCTAGAGGATGCTCCTCAATTCAGAGTGCTTACAACAAAGGTTCCAGATGAAACAATATCTGCAGACCTGCAGCAAAGCCTGGTAGAGAAATTCCCAAACCTTACCATTATTGACCTTAGGCAGGTATTAACCCTAATCGAAAAGATCCTTACCAAGATCTCATGGCTTATAAACTTCATGGCTTTCTTCAGTATTCTCACTGGAATTATCGTGTTAATAGGTGCTGTGCGAACCAGCAAATACCAACGTATTAGAGAAAGTGTTCTTTTGAGAACCCTGGGAGCAAGAAGTGACCAGATATTAAAAATCCTTGCGCTGGAATATTTCTACCTGGGCGTTCTTGGGGCATTATCGGGGATCTTATTATCTCTAATTAGTAGTTTGCTATTAGGTTATTTTGTTTTTGAAACCACTTTCATCCCATCATGGATCCCATTTTTGGTTCTTCTGCCAGGTATTATCTTACTGGTGATGAGCATTGGTTTAGGAAATAGTTTGAGTGTGATAAAAAGTCCGCCGTTAGTGGTGCTTCGGAAAGAAGCTAATTAA